In Micromonospora ferruginea, the sequence CTGCGTGCCGTGCACGCGGCGAACCCGCGCACCGTGCTGGTGCTGACCAGCAGCTACCCGTACGCGGTGGGCTGGGCGCGGGAGCACCTGCCGGCGGTGCTGTGGAGCGCGCACGGCGGGCAGGAGCACGGCAACGCGCTGGCCGACGTGCTGCTGGGCGCGGAGGACCCGGGCGGCCGGCTCACCCAGACCTGGTACGCCGACGCCGCCGAGCTGCCCGACCTGCTCGACTACGACGTCATCGGCGCCGACGCCACCTACCTCTACCACCGGGGCGAGCCGCTGTACCCGTTCGGCCACGGGCTCAGCTACGCCGAGTTCGCCTACGCCGACCTCCGGTTGAGCACCGCCACGGCGCACGCCGGCGAGGAGGTGCGGGTGAGCGTCGAGGTCACCAACGCCGGCCGCCGGCCGGGCACCGAGGTGGTGCAGCTCTACACCCGGCAGCGGCGCTCCCGGGTCAAGCAGCCGCTGCGGCAGTTGCGCGACTTCGCCCGGGTCACCCTGGAGCCGGGCTGCGCGGCCCGGGTCACGTTGCGGCTGCGTACCGCGGAGCTGGCCTGGTGGGACGAGACCCGGGCGGCCATGGTGACCGAGGACGCCACCCACTCGGTGCTGGTCGGCCGCTCCGCCCGCGACGTCCGGCTGGCCGGCGCGCTCACCGTGACCGGCGGCGGCGCCGCGAGCACGCCCGACGCGCGGGGCTGCGGGGTGGCCCGGTGACCGGCCGGGGCGCCGGTGAGCAGGTCACCATCGCCGACGTGGCCCGCCACGCCGGGGTGGCCGCGAGCACCGTGTCGTACGTGCTCAGCGGCAAGCGCGTCATCTCCGCCGGCACCCGCACCCGGGTCCTGGCCAGCGTGCGCGCCCTGGGCTACCACCCGAACGCCGGCGCGCGCGCCCTGGCCAGCCGCAAGGCCAACGTGATCGCGCTGGTGCTGCCGCTGCGCACCGGCATGCAGGTGCCGGTGGTGATGCGCTTCGCCACCGCGGTGGTCACCACCGCCCGCCGCTTCGACCACGACGTGCTGCTGGTCACCGCCGACGAGGGCCCGGCCGGGCTGCACCGCATCGCCGGCAGCGCGCTCGTCGACGGGGTGCTGCTGATGGACGTGGAGTTGGAGGACTCGCGGGTGCCGCTGCTGCGGGACCTGGCGCTGCCCGGCGTGCTGATCGGGCACCCGGCCGACAGCACCGGCCTGGCCTGCGTGGACCTCGACTTCCGGCGCGCCGGCGAGCTGTGCGTGGAGCACCTGGCCGCCGCCGGGCACCGCCGGATCGCGCTGCTCGGCGCCCCGGCCGCCGTCTACGACCGGGGCACCGGCTTCGCCCACCGCACCCGCTCGGGCGTGCTCGCCGCGGCCGGCCGGCTGGGTGTCGACGCGGTGACCCGGCCCTGCGAGGAGGCCCCGGGGGCGGTGCGCCGGGACCTGGCGGCGCTGCTGGACGAGCAACCCGACGTG encodes:
- a CDS encoding LacI family DNA-binding transcriptional regulator; the encoded protein is MTGRGAGEQVTIADVARHAGVAASTVSYVLSGKRVISAGTRTRVLASVRALGYHPNAGARALASRKANVIALVLPLRTGMQVPVVMRFATAVVTTARRFDHDVLLVTADEGPAGLHRIAGSALVDGVLLMDVELEDSRVPLLRDLALPGVLIGHPADSTGLACVDLDFRRAGELCVEHLAAAGHRRIALLGAPAAVYDRGTGFAHRTRSGVLAAAGRLGVDAVTRPCEEAPGAVRRDLAALLDEQPDVTGLVVQNESAVGPVLSTLPLLDRRVPQDVAVVAVCPDELAEPSGLTCVPVPAEEVGRQAVTLLMRRLRDEPVPEVTLLEPRLTVRDTSR